A genomic stretch from Lathyrus oleraceus cultivar Zhongwan6 chromosome 2, CAAS_Psat_ZW6_1.0, whole genome shotgun sequence includes:
- the LOC127117585 gene encoding pentatricopeptide repeat-containing protein At5g12100, mitochondrial produces MFLRRRSVLHLLPNPHLRISISSFCSQSLTFPQNQQQWLQTFQHLQSLADHGRTKPAQTIFKSLLLSNAPYSFPSQIHSLISKPIFLETLLPFCSNPKTINRVMELFYSMKNDGFVLPICFVNCLLQTLVHSHQFEKALALFNDVVESGIRPDAFSYKKAVHSAVMMKDLNKGFELINSMEKDGIRPFVYVYNLILGGLCKGKRIKDARKMFDEMIDRSVVPNTVTYNTLIDGYCKVGEIEEAFSLRDRMKAPYSEPNVVTYNCLLSGLCGLGRLEDARSVLLEMEGNGFLPKGFSSLLFDDNFVCANENGLLDGSLTRVDERTYSVLLNGLCRVGRVEKAKEVLAKLEDNGVVPSQVSYNILVNAYCQEGDLNIAILTVEEMEKRGLRPSYVTFNTLINKFCETGELDQAERWVKKMMEKGVSPTVETYNTLVNGYGMACDFVRCFEILEEMEKKGIKPNVISYGSLINCLCKDRKLLDAEIVLGDMVGRGVSPNVEIYNMLIEASCSLSKLKDAFRFFDEMIKNGIDATLVTYNTLIHGIGKNGRLAEAENLFLQMISKGYNPDVITYNSLMSGYAMSGNPKKCLELYDNMKKVGIKPSIGTFHPLINSCRKEGVVTMEKMFQEMLGMDLIPDRAVYNEMIYGYAEDGNVLKAMSLHQEMVDQGVDSDKVTYNCLILAHLRDRRVSEIKHLFDDMKAKGLVPKTDTYKILVKGHCDLKDFNGAYFWYRKMFDTGFILNDRLCYELISGLREEGMLREAQIVSLDLSSRVQQLEG; encoded by the coding sequence ATGTTTTTGAGAAGACGCTCcgttcttcatcttcttcccaaTCCCCACCTCAGAATTTCCATTTCCTCATTTTGTTCCCAATCACTCACATTTCCCCAAAATCAACAACAATGGCTTCAAACCTTTCAACACCTTCAGTCATTAGCAGACCATGGCCGCACAAAGCCTGCACAAACTATCTTCAAATCGCTTCTTCTCTCCAACGCCCCTTACTCATTTCCTTCTCAAATTCACTCCCTCATATCCAAACCCATCTTTCTAGAAACCCTCTTACCCTTTTGTTCGAATCCCAAAACAATCAACCGAGTCATGGAATTATTCTATTCCATGAAAAATGATGGCTTTGTCCTTCCCATTTGTTTCGTTAACTGTCTTCTCCAAACCCTTGTTCATTCACACCAGTTCGAAAAAGCTCTTGCTCTTTTTAATGACGTTGTTGAATCGGGTATTCGGCCTGATGCTTTTTCGTACAAAAAAGCTGTTCATTCTGCTGTTATGATGAAGGATTTGAATAAGGGGTTTGAGTTGATTAATTCAATGGAGAAAGATGGGATTCGTCCTTTTGTTTATGTGTATAATTTGATATTGGGTGGGTTGTGTAAAGGGAAGAGAATTAAGGATGCACGGAAGATGTTTGATGAAATGATTGATAGAAGTGTTGTTCCTAATACGGTGACTTATAATACGCTAATTGATGGGTATTGTAAGGTGGGTGAAATAGAGGAAGCTTTTAGCTTGAGAGATAGGATGAAGGCTCCATATTCGGAGCCAAATGTTGTTACTTACAATTGCTTGTTAAGCGGTCTTTGTGGTTTGGGGAGATTGGAAGACGCAAGGAGTGTGTTGTTGGAGATGGAGGGGAATGGTTTTTTGCCTAAGGGGTTTTCGAGTCTTTTATTTGATGATAATTTTGTTTGTGCAAATGAAAATGGCTTGCTAGATGGAAGTTTAACACGGGTTGATGAGCGTACTTATAGTGTTTTGTTGAATGGATTGTGCAGGGTAGGGAGGGTTGAAAAGGCTAAAGAGGTTTTGGCAAAGCTAGAAGATAATGGGGTTGTTCCAAGTCAGGTATCATATAACATACTGGTGAATGCTTATTGCCAAGAGGGTGACTTGAATATAGCGATATTGACGGTTGAAGAAATGGAAAAACGAGGGTTGAGGCCTAGTTATGTCACCTTCAATACCCTGATTAACAAGTTTTGTGAAACTGGGGAGTTGGACCAGGCAGAGAGATGGGTTAAGAAGATGATGGAGAAGGGTGTTTCTCCCACTGTTGAGACTTATAACACTTTGGTTAATGGTTATGGTATGGCGTGTGATTTTGTTAGGTGTTTTGAGATTCTTGAGGAAATGGAGAAGAAAGGGATAAAGCCTAATGTCATAAGCTATGGTTCTCTGATAAACTGTCTGTGCAAAGATCGTAAGCTTCTTGATGCTGAGATTGTGCTTGGGGATATGGTAGGTCGTGGGGTTTCTCCAAATGTAGAAATATATAATATGCTCATTGAAGCTAGTTGCTCATTGAGTAAACTGAAAGATGCCTTCAGATTTTTTGATGAAATGATAAAAAATGGAATAGATGCAACTCTTGTGACATACAATACACTGATACATGGAATCGGGAAAAATGGAAGGTTAGCAGAAGCTGAGAATCTGTTTCTCCAGATGATCAGCAAGGGATATAATCCAGATGTGATTACATACAATTCTTTAATGTCCGGATATGCAATGTCAGGAAACCCCAAGAAATGCCTCGAATTGTACGATAATATGAAGAAAGTGGGTATAAAACCTTCAATTGGGACTTTTCATCCTTTGATCAACTCATGCAGGAAAGAAGGTGTTGTGACAATGGAGAAAATGTTTCAAGAAATGTTAGGAATGGACTTAATTCCAGACCGAGCTGTATATAATGAAATGATTTATGGTTATGCTGAAGATGGAAATGTTCTGAAAGCAATGTCTTTGCACCAAGAAATGGTTGATCAGGGAGTTGATTCTGACAAGGTGACTTACAACTGCTTGATTCTAGCACACCTTAGAGATAGAAGGGTATCAGAAATAAAGCATCTGTTTGATGATATGAAGGCAAAGGGCCTGGTTCCAAAAACTGATACATATAAAATTTTGGTTAAGGGACATTGTGACTTGAAAGATTTCAATGGTGCGTATTTTTGGTATAGAAAAATGTTCGATACTGGTTTCATTTTAAATGACCGCTTGTGCTATGAGCTAATATCCGGGCTTAGAGAGGAGGGAATGCTGCGGGAAGCCCAAATTGTATCCTTAGACTTGAGTAGTAGAGTTCAACAACTCGAAGGCTAG